The following are encoded in a window of Microcaecilia unicolor chromosome 14, aMicUni1.1, whole genome shotgun sequence genomic DNA:
- the LOC115457131 gene encoding olfactory receptor 1019-like, with protein MERRNQTKVTEFIFQGFSDSAELQIFYFVVFLMIYIIALTGNLLIFTVIRSESQLHTPMYFFVSNLSVLDTFYISITVPRMLADFLSQTKKISFSACVVQLSFFLSMAATESALLATMAYDRYVAICNPFMYPIVMNRTVCILLATASWLVGVIYSVIHTSKTFRLNFCGSNIINHYFCDIPPLLKLSCSDTTINVILVFVVGGLLMLGCFVLILISYVNIIRAILKISSAKGRSKTFSTCVSHLTTVGLFYITGSCVYMRPASTHSLDQEKIGALLYSVIAPMLNPYIYSLRNKELKGAIMNVIRKKNHFSETLEASGFNIQVP; from the coding sequence ATGGAAAGAAGGAACCAAACCAAAGTGACAGAATTCATTTTCCAGGGATTTTCTGATTCTGCTGAGCTACAGATTTTCTACTTTGTGGTCTTTCTAATGATCTACATAATTGCACTGACGGGAAATCTTTTGATATTTACCGTCATAAGGTCAGAGTCCCAACTCCATACCCCCATGTACTTTTTCGTCAGCAACTTGTCAGTCTTGGACACATTTTACATATCCATCACAGTTCCTAGAATGCTTGCGGATTTCTTGTCGCAGACGAAGAAAATCTCCTTCTCCGCCTGTGTGGTGCAATTGTCTTTCTTCCTTTCCATGGCGGCGACGGAGTCCGCCCTGTTGGCCACCATGGCGTATGATCGTTACGTGGCCATCTGCAATCCCTTCATGTATCCAATTGTTATGAATAGGACAGTGTGTATCCTTCTAGCCACTGCTTCATGGCTCGTTGGGGTCATTTATTCTGTCATACACACCAGTAAGACGTTCAGGTTAAATTTCTGTGGATCCAATATTATTAACCATTACTTCTGTGATATCCCACCTCTTCTAAAGCTCTCCTGCTCAGATACCACTATCAATGTAATCCTTGTGTTTGTGGTAGGGGGGTTGCTAATGCTAGGCTGTTTTGTACTTATACTGATCTCGTATGTTAATATCATCAGAGCCATCTTAAAAATATCGTCAGCGAAAGGCAGAAGTAAGACATTCTCAACTTGCGTTTCCCACCTGACCACTGTTGGTTTATTTTATATCACTGGCAGCTGTGTGTACATGCGGCCGGCATCCACCCACTCTCTGGATCAAGAGAAGATTGGGGCCTTGCTTTATTCTGTGATTGCGCCAATGCTCAACCCTTACATTTATAGCCTCAGGAACAAGGAGCTTAAAGGAGCCATCATGAacgtcataagaaaaaaaaatcatttttcggAGACActagagg